A region of Desertifilum tharense IPPAS B-1220 DNA encodes the following proteins:
- a CDS encoding GUN4 domain-containing protein, which produces MSDPTTDNRSDLDTNLSQLAAQLRSGTTKNQLASVHELASAGAAGEQILMEILKERHSNSSPTPVEGKIYQALFASPSTEVQDFLQTHFPTGLVPLTSERNIDYLPLQRLLAKQDFLESDRLTITLMCELAGRDAQERKWLYFTEVDRFPNSDLKTLDTLWFIHSEGKFGFSVQRELWLSLGRNWEKLWPKIGWKLDNQWTRYPNAFTWDLSAPRGHLPLSNQLRGVRVFSSLLNHPAWQS; this is translated from the coding sequence ATGAGCGATCCAACCACCGACAACCGAAGCGATCTCGACACCAACCTTTCCCAACTGGCAGCCCAACTGCGATCGGGGACGACCAAAAATCAACTTGCATCCGTCCACGAACTTGCTAGTGCGGGTGCTGCTGGCGAACAGATTTTAATGGAAATTTTAAAAGAACGCCACAGCAATTCCTCGCCAACGCCTGTAGAAGGAAAGATTTACCAAGCCTTGTTTGCCAGTCCCTCAACTGAAGTTCAAGACTTCTTGCAAACCCACTTTCCCACCGGACTTGTCCCCCTAACCTCCGAACGCAATATCGACTATTTGCCCCTGCAACGCCTATTAGCCAAACAAGACTTTCTGGAGAGCGATCGCCTTACCATTACCTTAATGTGCGAACTGGCCGGTCGAGATGCCCAAGAACGCAAATGGCTCTACTTTACCGAAGTCGATCGTTTTCCCAACAGCGATCTCAAAACCCTCGATACCCTGTGGTTCATCCACTCCGAAGGTAAATTTGGCTTTTCCGTACAGCGAGAACTCTGGCTATCCCTAGGCCGCAACTGGGAAAAACTCTGGCCTAAAATTGGCTGGAAACTCGATAATCAGTGGACGCGCTACCCCAACGCCTTCACCTGGGATCTCAGCGCGCCGAGAGGTCATTTACCCCTCTCCAACCAACTGCGCGGCGTCCGAGTATTCTCTTCATTGCTCAATCATCCCGCTTGGCAAAGCTAA
- a CDS encoding adenylyltransferase/cytidyltransferase family protein — MSFNIYTLSQLQQHLQANPEQWRPLVLTNGCFDLLHVGHLRYLQAAKALGRSLIIGLNSDRSVQSIKPHSPGFPQRPIIPENQRAELLAGLKPVDGVVLFDTQTAIPLIEAIQPDIYVKGGDYTLETLPEAKAVQACGCRAEFITIEIPTSTTAIIRKILEERL; from the coding sequence ATGTCTTTCAATATCTACACCTTGAGTCAATTGCAGCAGCATCTCCAAGCCAATCCGGAGCAATGGCGACCTTTAGTTTTAACCAATGGGTGTTTTGATTTACTCCATGTCGGACACTTGCGATACTTACAAGCGGCTAAAGCGCTAGGGCGATCGCTGATTATCGGTTTAAATAGCGATCGCTCCGTGCAAAGCATCAAACCCCACTCGCCCGGATTTCCCCAACGTCCCATCATCCCCGAAAACCAACGCGCCGAACTCCTAGCCGGACTCAAACCCGTTGACGGAGTGGTACTATTTGACACGCAGACCGCAATTCCTCTAATTGAAGCCATTCAACCCGATATTTACGTCAAAGGGGGCGATTATACCCTGGAAACCTTACCAGAAGCCAAAGCCGTACAAGCTTGTGGTTGTCGTGCCGAGTTCATTACCATTGAAATTCCCACCTCAACAACCGCCATTATTCGTAAAATTCTAGAGGAACGTCTTTAA